A single Rhopalosiphum padi isolate XX-2018 chromosome 4, ASM2088224v1, whole genome shotgun sequence DNA region contains:
- the LOC132930382 gene encoding D-2-hydroxyglutarate dehydrogenase, mitochondrial-like isoform X1, with protein sequence MTFNFFNVRKICTKTVLYKNVQLTKDRFPNIKRGSYAMVNPTDVDYFKNIVGVNNFITGEEVKSYNEDWLKSISGFSKYVLKPKTTEQVSSILKYCYERGIAVCIQGGNTGLVGGSVPVFDEVILSTSAMNKIISFNKLSGVLVCQAGCVLENLMNYVQNEGFIMPFDLGAKGTCQIGGNLATNAGGLRLIKYGSLQGSVLGLQAVLADGQVLDCLNTLKKDNTGYHLKHLFIGSEGTLGVITKIAIQCPNTPKFVNVSFIGLESFDKVLSFFSLVRKEFSASLSSFELMDSVAIKSVQKNIGIKCPINDDLKFYVLVELSADNNYINHSIQEFLEKALIEEVILDATVADQPSLIQNLWKIRENIPESLLRYGYVYKYDITLPHEFFYDIVPDIRKRLEKLDVKAVCGYGHLGDGNLHLNVATIEHNDEIASAIEPYVYEWTSKYKGSISAEHGIGFLKSKYLKYSKSNLEVDLMKKIKNNIDPKKILNPYKIFPQDNIN encoded by the exons atgacGTTCAATTTCTTTAATGTTCGCAAAATTTGTACTAAGactgttttgtataaaaatgttcagtTAACTAAAGATAGATTTCCTAACATAAAAAGAGGATCTTATGCTATGGTAAACCCTACAGATGTTGActatttcaaaaacattgtaggcgttaataattttattactggcGAAGAAGTAAAATCTTATAATGAAGATTGGTTAAAATCTATTtctg GTTTCAGTAAGTATGTGCTTAAACCAAAAACAACTGAACAGGTATcatcaattttgaaatattgttatgaGCGTGGTATAGCAGTTTGTATTCAAGGTGGTAATACTGGTCTCGTTGGAGGTAGTGTTCCAGTTTTTGATGAAGTAATTTTGTCTACTTCTgcgatgaataaaattattagctttaataaattatcag GTGTTTTGGTATGTCAGGCTGGATGTGTTCTAGAAAATTTGATGAATTATGTTCAAAACGAAGGATTTATAATGCCATTTGATTTGGGTGCAAAAGGCACCTGTCAGATTGGAGGTAATTTAGCAACTAATGCTGGAGGTTTAAGATTAATTAAATACGGAAGTCTACAAGGAAGTGTGTTGGGATTACAAGCG GTATTGGCTGATGGACAAGTTTTAGATTGTCTTAATACATTGAAAAAAGATAATACGGGATATCATTTGAAACATTTGTTTATTGGTTCTGAAGGAACATTGggagttattacaaaaattgcTATTCAATGTCCAAATACTCCAAAATTTGTTAATGTATCGTTTATTG gtTTAGAATCATTTGATAAAGTATTGAGTTTCTTCTCATTAGTACGAAAAGAATTTTCTGCTAGTCTTTCGTCATTTGAACTAATGGATTCTGTAGCTATAAAaagtgtacaaaaaaatattggtattaaATGTCCAATAAATGACGATCTGAAATTTTATGTTCTTGTTGAATTATCAGctgataataattacattaatcatTCAATTCAAGAATTTTTAGAAAAAGCTCTCATTGAAGAAGTAATTTTAGATGCTACTGTAGCAGACCAACCATCGCTAATCCAA aATTTATGGAAaatcagagaaaatattcctgaAAGTTTACTAAGATATGGATATGTTTATAAGTATGATATAACTTTACCTCATGAGTTCTTTTATGATATTGTGCCTGATATAAGAAAACGATTAGAAAAACTAGATGTCAAAGCTGTTTGTGGATATGGTCATCTag GTGAtggcaatttacatttaaatgtagCTACTATTGAACATAATGATGAAATAGCTTCAGCCATTGAACCTTATGTATATGAATGGACTAGTAAATATAAAGGAAGTATAAGTGCTGAACATGGAATTGGATTTTTaaagagtaaatatttaaaatattcaaaatccaATTTAGAAGtagatttaatgaaaaaaataaaaaataatattgatccaaagaaaatattaaacccATACAAGATTTTTCctcaagataatattaattga
- the LOC132930382 gene encoding D-2-hydroxyglutarate dehydrogenase, mitochondrial-like isoform X2 has translation MVNPTDVDYFKNIVGVNNFITGEEVKSYNEDWLKSISGFSKYVLKPKTTEQVSSILKYCYERGIAVCIQGGNTGLVGGSVPVFDEVILSTSAMNKIISFNKLSGVLVCQAGCVLENLMNYVQNEGFIMPFDLGAKGTCQIGGNLATNAGGLRLIKYGSLQGSVLGLQAVLADGQVLDCLNTLKKDNTGYHLKHLFIGSEGTLGVITKIAIQCPNTPKFVNVSFIGLESFDKVLSFFSLVRKEFSASLSSFELMDSVAIKSVQKNIGIKCPINDDLKFYVLVELSADNNYINHSIQEFLEKALIEEVILDATVADQPSLIQNLWKIRENIPESLLRYGYVYKYDITLPHEFFYDIVPDIRKRLEKLDVKAVCGYGHLGDGNLHLNVATIEHNDEIASAIEPYVYEWTSKYKGSISAEHGIGFLKSKYLKYSKSNLEVDLMKKIKNNIDPKKILNPYKIFPQDNIN, from the exons ATGGTAAACCCTACAGATGTTGActatttcaaaaacattgtaggcgttaataattttattactggcGAAGAAGTAAAATCTTATAATGAAGATTGGTTAAAATCTATTtctg GTTTCAGTAAGTATGTGCTTAAACCAAAAACAACTGAACAGGTATcatcaattttgaaatattgttatgaGCGTGGTATAGCAGTTTGTATTCAAGGTGGTAATACTGGTCTCGTTGGAGGTAGTGTTCCAGTTTTTGATGAAGTAATTTTGTCTACTTCTgcgatgaataaaattattagctttaataaattatcag GTGTTTTGGTATGTCAGGCTGGATGTGTTCTAGAAAATTTGATGAATTATGTTCAAAACGAAGGATTTATAATGCCATTTGATTTGGGTGCAAAAGGCACCTGTCAGATTGGAGGTAATTTAGCAACTAATGCTGGAGGTTTAAGATTAATTAAATACGGAAGTCTACAAGGAAGTGTGTTGGGATTACAAGCG GTATTGGCTGATGGACAAGTTTTAGATTGTCTTAATACATTGAAAAAAGATAATACGGGATATCATTTGAAACATTTGTTTATTGGTTCTGAAGGAACATTGggagttattacaaaaattgcTATTCAATGTCCAAATACTCCAAAATTTGTTAATGTATCGTTTATTG gtTTAGAATCATTTGATAAAGTATTGAGTTTCTTCTCATTAGTACGAAAAGAATTTTCTGCTAGTCTTTCGTCATTTGAACTAATGGATTCTGTAGCTATAAAaagtgtacaaaaaaatattggtattaaATGTCCAATAAATGACGATCTGAAATTTTATGTTCTTGTTGAATTATCAGctgataataattacattaatcatTCAATTCAAGAATTTTTAGAAAAAGCTCTCATTGAAGAAGTAATTTTAGATGCTACTGTAGCAGACCAACCATCGCTAATCCAA aATTTATGGAAaatcagagaaaatattcctgaAAGTTTACTAAGATATGGATATGTTTATAAGTATGATATAACTTTACCTCATGAGTTCTTTTATGATATTGTGCCTGATATAAGAAAACGATTAGAAAAACTAGATGTCAAAGCTGTTTGTGGATATGGTCATCTag GTGAtggcaatttacatttaaatgtagCTACTATTGAACATAATGATGAAATAGCTTCAGCCATTGAACCTTATGTATATGAATGGACTAGTAAATATAAAGGAAGTATAAGTGCTGAACATGGAATTGGATTTTTaaagagtaaatatttaaaatattcaaaatccaATTTAGAAGtagatttaatgaaaaaaataaaaaataatattgatccaaagaaaatattaaacccATACAAGATTTTTCctcaagataatattaattga